The following proteins come from a genomic window of Aspergillus luchuensis IFO 4308 DNA, chromosome 3, nearly complete sequence:
- a CDS encoding uncharacterized protein (TransMembrane:1 (o30-47i)), translating into MEIMAPTIFGSPTGHDMVLACIDDVNIHRVSIRLSIILCLSLFYRWLDRERYQDKTWRRVLHIVVFGYTAPRVTRIHPLLYPTFLSGRKDATAQEYADWAWTLLTM; encoded by the exons ATGGAAATCATGGCTCCTACGATCTTCGGTTCCCCGACCGGGCATGACATGGTTCTCGCGTGCATTGATGACGTGAATATCCACCGAGTCTCCATTAGATTATCCATTATCCTGTGTTTGAGCCTATTTTATCGATGGTTAGATAGAGAGCGATATCAAGACAAGACTTGGAGGAGAGTATT ACACATTGTTGTGTTCGGGTACACGGCACCACGGGTCACCCGCATCCACCCACTACTTTACCCTACTTTTCTCTCCGGTCGCAAGGATGCCACAGCCCAAGAGTATGCTGATTGGGCATGgacactacttactatgtaG